In the genome of Oncorhynchus clarkii lewisi isolate Uvic-CL-2024 chromosome 4, UVic_Ocla_1.0, whole genome shotgun sequence, one region contains:
- the LOC139407063 gene encoding TGF-beta-activated kinase 1 and MAP3K7-binding protein 2-like isoform X6, translating to MAQGSHQIDIRVLHDLRQKFPEVPEGVVSQCVLQNDNNLDACCEYLSQVSPGYLYSEGGNLSNNDDPSFIRLRNHMTQLNLGLQSQFQNVHAAPGRDGLRMNGSRTLSHSLSDGPLQTGQTPNSDFFQQEPQSAPVQAPSSLNVFAVMEPTRKPQPPQHLGLYQLGGKGQSMGQHGQQTPRFNPITVTLAPNIQTGRNTPTSLHIHGGPHTQSGLSSPQGNSIYIRPYVTQPGGTTRQSQQQQAGRAQYSPTSQPQQQIYQISHPTSLPGSRTGPSCQQHQHGSSHTSQHQSQGHQTSHVYMPISSPTNPQAPSILQAPSGGQASSSGASSSVMPSGMSSFSQYNIQNISTGPRKNQIEIKLESPQRSNSTTTTLRTSSSPRSNSSTSSSCPSSSSSVGAAPGTTTTPLSIGGPGLSRSQPTVYISASPPTAATTTPSDEAVMVPTGSRSQPKFYITANNDDGGGRNPPTVYISAQPPPHGSQGARNMGGQVSMGPAYIHHHPPKSRASMGGAGTATSPRVVVTQPNTKYTFKITVSPNKPPAVSPGVVSPTFEATNLLSLPSDHHFVEPEPHHLSDPLSAYRERPSEPRRLSMGSDDAAYTQALLVHQKARMDRLWHELELKKRTLEKLKEEVNEMENDLTRRRLERSNSQSQIPSIEEMQQLRCKNRILQIDIDLLTKEIDLQTRGPVPPKPKGTLRVESDQEEDEGTQWSCTACTFLNHPALNRCEQCEFPRHF from the exons ATGGCCCAGGGAAGCCACCAGATTGACATCCGGGTTTTGCACGACCTGCGCCAGAAGTTCCCTGAAGTTCCAGAGGGTGTTGTTTCCCAGTGTGTTCTGCAG AACGACAACAATTTGGACGCCTGTTGTGAGTACCTGTCTCAGGTGAGCCCGGGGTACTTGTACAGCGAAGGAGGAAACCTCAGCAACAACGACGACCCCAGCTTCATCAGGCTCCGCAATCACATGACCCAGCTGAACCTGGGCCTGCAGTCTCAGTTTCAAAATGTGCATGCGGCCCCGGGACGGGACGGCCTGAGGATGAACGGCAGCAGGACTCTGTCCCACAGCCTGAGTGACGGGCCcctccagacaggacagaccCCCAACAGTGACTTCTTCCAGCAGGAGCCCCAGTCAGCCCCTGTGCAGGCACCCTCCAGCCTCAATGTGTTTGCCGTGATGGAGCCCACGCGCAAGCCCCAGCCGCCCCAGCACCTGGGACTCTACCAGCTGGGGGGCAAAGGGCAGTCCATGGGCCAACATGGCCAGCAGACGCCCCGCTTCAACCCCATCACCGTCACCCTGGCCCCCAACATCCAGACGGGACGCAACACCCCCACCTCTTTGCACATACACGGCGGGCCCCATACACAGTCCGGACTGAGCAGTCCACAGGGTAACTCTATCTACATCAGGCCTTATGTGACCCAGCCCGGCGGTACGACCCGGCAAAGCCAGCAGCAGCAGGCTGGCAGGGCCCAGTACAGCCCCACCTCCCAGCCCCAGCAGCAGATCTATCAGATCTCCCATCCCACTTCACTGCCTGGCTCCCGGACAGGCCCTTCCTGCCAGCAGCACCAGCACGGCTCCTCACATACCTCACAGCACCAGTCACAGGGCCACCAGACCTCCCATGTCTACATGCCCATCAGCTCCCCTACCAACCCACAGGCCCCCTCTATCCTCCAGGCCCCCTCTGGAGGTCAGGCCTCCTCCTCTGGTGCCTCGTCCTCGGTCATGCCGTCTGGCATGTCCTCCTTCAGCCAGTACAACATCCAGAACATCTCCACTGGACCGCGCAAGAACCAGATAGAGATCAAACTTGAATCTCCTCAGAGGAGCAACTCCACCACGACCACACTGCGCACCAGCAGCAGCCCCCGCTCCAACtcgtccacctcctcctcctgcccgtcatcctcctcctctgtcgGGGCAGCCCCTGGCACCACCACTACCCCCCTGTCCATCGGAGGCCCGGGCCTAAGCCGCAGCCAGCCCACTGTTTACATCTCTGCCAGCCCGCCCACCGCTGCTACTACCACCCCCTCTGACGAGGCCGTCATGGTCCCAACCGGCTCTCGCTCCCAGCCCAAGTTTTACATTACTGCTAATAACGATGACGGTGGAGGCAGAAATCCTCCAACCGTCTACATCTCTGCTCAACCTCCTCCGCACGGGTCGCAGGGGGCCCGGAATATGGGGGGCCAGGTGAGCATGGGCCCCGCCTACATCCACCACCACCCACCCAAGTCCCGCGCGTCTATGGGAGGGGCAGGCACGGCCACCTCGCCCAGGGTGGTGGTCACCCAGCCCAACACCAAGTACACTTTCAAAATCACAGTGTCCCCCAACAAGCCCCCAGCAGTGTCCCCTGGCGTTGTTTCCCCTACCTTTGAGGCCACCAACCTCCTCAGCCTCCCGTCAGACCACCATTTTGTGGAGCCAGAGCCCCATCATCTCTCAGACCCTCTGTCTGCATACAGGGAGAGGCCCAGCGAGCCACGCAGACTCAGCATGGGTTCAGACGACGCTGCATACACACAAG CCCTGTTGGTTCACCAGAAGGCCCGTATGGACCGGCTGTGGCATGAGCTGGAGTTAAAAAAGAGGACGCTGGAGAAGCTAAAAGAGGAGGTCAACGAGATGGAGAATGACCTGACTAGGAGACGGCTAGAACGATCCAATTCCCAGTCCCAAATCCCCTCG ATTGAGGAAATGCAGCAGTTACGATGCAAAAACAGGATACTACAGATTGACATCGACCTTTTAACCAAAGAAATCGATCTTCAAACAAGAG GTCCCGTCCCACCCAAACCCAAAGGTACTTTACGTGTTG AGTCAGACCAGGAGGAAGACGAGGGTACGCAGTGGAGCTGCACTGCCTGCACCTTCCTCAACCACCCCGCCCTCAACCGCTGTGAACAGTGCGAGTTCCCACGGCACTTCTGA
- the LOC139407063 gene encoding TGF-beta-activated kinase 1 and MAP3K7-binding protein 2-like isoform X3 — MAQGSHQIDIRVLHDLRQKFPEVPEGVVSQCVLQNDNNLDACCEYLSQVSPGYLYSEGGNLSNNDDPSFIRLRNHMTQLNLGLQSQFQNVHAAPGRDGLRMNGSRTLSHSLSDGPLQTGQTPNSDFFQQEPQSAPVQAPSSLNVFAVMEPTRKPQPPQHLGLYQLGGKGQSMGQHGQQTPRFNPITVTLAPNIQTGRNTPTSLHIHGGPHTQSGLSSPQGNSIYIRPYVTQPGGTTRQSQQQQAGRAQYSPTSQPQQQIYQISHPTSLPGSRTGPSCQQHQHGSSHTSQHQSQGHQTSHVYMPISSPTNPQAPSILQAPSGGQASSSGASSSVMPSGMSSFSQYNIQNISTGPRKNQIEIKLESPQRSNSTTTTLRTSSSPRSNSSTSSSCPSSSSSVGAAPGTTTTPLSIGGPGLSRSQPTVYISASPPTAATTTPSDEAVMVPTGSRSQPKFYITANNDDGGGRNPPTVYISAQPPPHGSQGARNMGGQVSMGPAYIHHHPPKSRASMGGAGTATSPRVVVTQPNTKYTFKITVSPNKPPAVSPGVVSPTFEATNLLSLPSDHHFVEPEPHHLSDPLSAYRERPSEPRRLSMGSDDAAYTQALLVHQKARMDRLWHELELKKRTLEKLKEEVNEMENDLTRRRLERSNSQSQIPSIEEMQQLRCKNRILQIDIDLLTKEIDLQTRGPVPPKPKGTLRVEPEGQGTDGRIFNVTSTLTMEPSSAPPPPAALPLESDQEEDEGTQWSCTACTFLNHPALNRCEQCEFPRHF; from the exons ATGGCCCAGGGAAGCCACCAGATTGACATCCGGGTTTTGCACGACCTGCGCCAGAAGTTCCCTGAAGTTCCAGAGGGTGTTGTTTCCCAGTGTGTTCTGCAG AACGACAACAATTTGGACGCCTGTTGTGAGTACCTGTCTCAGGTGAGCCCGGGGTACTTGTACAGCGAAGGAGGAAACCTCAGCAACAACGACGACCCCAGCTTCATCAGGCTCCGCAATCACATGACCCAGCTGAACCTGGGCCTGCAGTCTCAGTTTCAAAATGTGCATGCGGCCCCGGGACGGGACGGCCTGAGGATGAACGGCAGCAGGACTCTGTCCCACAGCCTGAGTGACGGGCCcctccagacaggacagaccCCCAACAGTGACTTCTTCCAGCAGGAGCCCCAGTCAGCCCCTGTGCAGGCACCCTCCAGCCTCAATGTGTTTGCCGTGATGGAGCCCACGCGCAAGCCCCAGCCGCCCCAGCACCTGGGACTCTACCAGCTGGGGGGCAAAGGGCAGTCCATGGGCCAACATGGCCAGCAGACGCCCCGCTTCAACCCCATCACCGTCACCCTGGCCCCCAACATCCAGACGGGACGCAACACCCCCACCTCTTTGCACATACACGGCGGGCCCCATACACAGTCCGGACTGAGCAGTCCACAGGGTAACTCTATCTACATCAGGCCTTATGTGACCCAGCCCGGCGGTACGACCCGGCAAAGCCAGCAGCAGCAGGCTGGCAGGGCCCAGTACAGCCCCACCTCCCAGCCCCAGCAGCAGATCTATCAGATCTCCCATCCCACTTCACTGCCTGGCTCCCGGACAGGCCCTTCCTGCCAGCAGCACCAGCACGGCTCCTCACATACCTCACAGCACCAGTCACAGGGCCACCAGACCTCCCATGTCTACATGCCCATCAGCTCCCCTACCAACCCACAGGCCCCCTCTATCCTCCAGGCCCCCTCTGGAGGTCAGGCCTCCTCCTCTGGTGCCTCGTCCTCGGTCATGCCGTCTGGCATGTCCTCCTTCAGCCAGTACAACATCCAGAACATCTCCACTGGACCGCGCAAGAACCAGATAGAGATCAAACTTGAATCTCCTCAGAGGAGCAACTCCACCACGACCACACTGCGCACCAGCAGCAGCCCCCGCTCCAACtcgtccacctcctcctcctgcccgtcatcctcctcctctgtcgGGGCAGCCCCTGGCACCACCACTACCCCCCTGTCCATCGGAGGCCCGGGCCTAAGCCGCAGCCAGCCCACTGTTTACATCTCTGCCAGCCCGCCCACCGCTGCTACTACCACCCCCTCTGACGAGGCCGTCATGGTCCCAACCGGCTCTCGCTCCCAGCCCAAGTTTTACATTACTGCTAATAACGATGACGGTGGAGGCAGAAATCCTCCAACCGTCTACATCTCTGCTCAACCTCCTCCGCACGGGTCGCAGGGGGCCCGGAATATGGGGGGCCAGGTGAGCATGGGCCCCGCCTACATCCACCACCACCCACCCAAGTCCCGCGCGTCTATGGGAGGGGCAGGCACGGCCACCTCGCCCAGGGTGGTGGTCACCCAGCCCAACACCAAGTACACTTTCAAAATCACAGTGTCCCCCAACAAGCCCCCAGCAGTGTCCCCTGGCGTTGTTTCCCCTACCTTTGAGGCCACCAACCTCCTCAGCCTCCCGTCAGACCACCATTTTGTGGAGCCAGAGCCCCATCATCTCTCAGACCCTCTGTCTGCATACAGGGAGAGGCCCAGCGAGCCACGCAGACTCAGCATGGGTTCAGACGACGCTGCATACACACAAG CCCTGTTGGTTCACCAGAAGGCCCGTATGGACCGGCTGTGGCATGAGCTGGAGTTAAAAAAGAGGACGCTGGAGAAGCTAAAAGAGGAGGTCAACGAGATGGAGAATGACCTGACTAGGAGACGGCTAGAACGATCCAATTCCCAGTCCCAAATCCCCTCG ATTGAGGAAATGCAGCAGTTACGATGCAAAAACAGGATACTACAGATTGACATCGACCTTTTAACCAAAGAAATCGATCTTCAAACAAGAG GTCCCGTCCCACCCAAACCCAAAGGTACTTTACGTGTTG AGCCAGAGGGTCAGGGGACAGACGGAAGAATATTTAATGTCACCTCCACGCTAACCATGGAGCCCTCTTCTGCCCCTCCTCCTCCCGCTGCTCTCCCCCTGG AGTCAGACCAGGAGGAAGACGAGGGTACGCAGTGGAGCTGCACTGCCTGCACCTTCCTCAACCACCCCGCCCTCAACCGCTGTGAACAGTGCGAGTTCCCACGGCACTTCTGA
- the LOC139407063 gene encoding TGF-beta-activated kinase 1 and MAP3K7-binding protein 2-like isoform X1, which yields MAQGSHQIDIRVLHDLRQKFPEVPEGVVSQCVLQNDNNLDACCEYLSQVSPGYLYSEGGNLSNNDDPSFIRLRNHMTQLNLGLQSQFQNVHAAPGRDGLRMNGSRTLSHSLSDGPLQTGQTPNSDFFQQEPQSAPVQAPSSLNVFAVMEPTRKPQPPQHLGLYQLGGKGQSMGQHGQQTPRFNPITVTLAPNIQTGRNTPTSLHIHGGPHTQSGLSSPQGNSIYIRPYVTQPGGTTRQSQQQQAGRAQYSPTSQPQQQIYQISHPTSLPGSRTGPSCQQHQHGSSHTSQHQSQGHQTSHVYMPISSPTNPQAPSILQAPSGGQASSSGASSSVMPSGMSSFSQYNIQNISTGPRKNQIEIKLESPQRSNSTTTTLRTSSSPRSNSSTSSSCPSSSSSVGAAPGTTTTPLSIGGPGLSRSQPTVYISASPPTAATTTPSDEAVMVPTGSRSQPKFYITANNDDGGGRNPPTVYISAQPPPHGSQGARNMGGQVSMGPAYIHHHPPKSRASMGGAGTATSPRVVVTQPNTKYTFKITVSPNKPPAVSPGVVSPTFEATNLLSLPSDHHFVEPEPHHLSDPLSAYRERPSEPRRLSMGSDDAAYTQALLVHQKARMDRLWHELELKKRTLEKLKEEVNEMENDLTRRRLERSNSQSQIPSIEEMQQLRCKNRILQIDIDLLTKEIDLQTRGPHFNPSAIHNFYDNIGFLGPVPPKPKGTLRVEPEGQGTDGRIFNVTSTLTMEPSSAPPPPAALPLESDQEEDEGTQWSCTACTFLNHPALNRCEQCEFPRHF from the exons ATGGCCCAGGGAAGCCACCAGATTGACATCCGGGTTTTGCACGACCTGCGCCAGAAGTTCCCTGAAGTTCCAGAGGGTGTTGTTTCCCAGTGTGTTCTGCAG AACGACAACAATTTGGACGCCTGTTGTGAGTACCTGTCTCAGGTGAGCCCGGGGTACTTGTACAGCGAAGGAGGAAACCTCAGCAACAACGACGACCCCAGCTTCATCAGGCTCCGCAATCACATGACCCAGCTGAACCTGGGCCTGCAGTCTCAGTTTCAAAATGTGCATGCGGCCCCGGGACGGGACGGCCTGAGGATGAACGGCAGCAGGACTCTGTCCCACAGCCTGAGTGACGGGCCcctccagacaggacagaccCCCAACAGTGACTTCTTCCAGCAGGAGCCCCAGTCAGCCCCTGTGCAGGCACCCTCCAGCCTCAATGTGTTTGCCGTGATGGAGCCCACGCGCAAGCCCCAGCCGCCCCAGCACCTGGGACTCTACCAGCTGGGGGGCAAAGGGCAGTCCATGGGCCAACATGGCCAGCAGACGCCCCGCTTCAACCCCATCACCGTCACCCTGGCCCCCAACATCCAGACGGGACGCAACACCCCCACCTCTTTGCACATACACGGCGGGCCCCATACACAGTCCGGACTGAGCAGTCCACAGGGTAACTCTATCTACATCAGGCCTTATGTGACCCAGCCCGGCGGTACGACCCGGCAAAGCCAGCAGCAGCAGGCTGGCAGGGCCCAGTACAGCCCCACCTCCCAGCCCCAGCAGCAGATCTATCAGATCTCCCATCCCACTTCACTGCCTGGCTCCCGGACAGGCCCTTCCTGCCAGCAGCACCAGCACGGCTCCTCACATACCTCACAGCACCAGTCACAGGGCCACCAGACCTCCCATGTCTACATGCCCATCAGCTCCCCTACCAACCCACAGGCCCCCTCTATCCTCCAGGCCCCCTCTGGAGGTCAGGCCTCCTCCTCTGGTGCCTCGTCCTCGGTCATGCCGTCTGGCATGTCCTCCTTCAGCCAGTACAACATCCAGAACATCTCCACTGGACCGCGCAAGAACCAGATAGAGATCAAACTTGAATCTCCTCAGAGGAGCAACTCCACCACGACCACACTGCGCACCAGCAGCAGCCCCCGCTCCAACtcgtccacctcctcctcctgcccgtcatcctcctcctctgtcgGGGCAGCCCCTGGCACCACCACTACCCCCCTGTCCATCGGAGGCCCGGGCCTAAGCCGCAGCCAGCCCACTGTTTACATCTCTGCCAGCCCGCCCACCGCTGCTACTACCACCCCCTCTGACGAGGCCGTCATGGTCCCAACCGGCTCTCGCTCCCAGCCCAAGTTTTACATTACTGCTAATAACGATGACGGTGGAGGCAGAAATCCTCCAACCGTCTACATCTCTGCTCAACCTCCTCCGCACGGGTCGCAGGGGGCCCGGAATATGGGGGGCCAGGTGAGCATGGGCCCCGCCTACATCCACCACCACCCACCCAAGTCCCGCGCGTCTATGGGAGGGGCAGGCACGGCCACCTCGCCCAGGGTGGTGGTCACCCAGCCCAACACCAAGTACACTTTCAAAATCACAGTGTCCCCCAACAAGCCCCCAGCAGTGTCCCCTGGCGTTGTTTCCCCTACCTTTGAGGCCACCAACCTCCTCAGCCTCCCGTCAGACCACCATTTTGTGGAGCCAGAGCCCCATCATCTCTCAGACCCTCTGTCTGCATACAGGGAGAGGCCCAGCGAGCCACGCAGACTCAGCATGGGTTCAGACGACGCTGCATACACACAAG CCCTGTTGGTTCACCAGAAGGCCCGTATGGACCGGCTGTGGCATGAGCTGGAGTTAAAAAAGAGGACGCTGGAGAAGCTAAAAGAGGAGGTCAACGAGATGGAGAATGACCTGACTAGGAGACGGCTAGAACGATCCAATTCCCAGTCCCAAATCCCCTCG ATTGAGGAAATGCAGCAGTTACGATGCAAAAACAGGATACTACAGATTGACATCGACCTTTTAACCAAAGAAATCGATCTTCAAACAAGAG GACCCCACTTTAATCCCAGTGCAATTCATAACTTCTATGACAACATTGGATTCCTAGGTCCCGTCCCACCCAAACCCAAAGGTACTTTACGTGTTG AGCCAGAGGGTCAGGGGACAGACGGAAGAATATTTAATGTCACCTCCACGCTAACCATGGAGCCCTCTTCTGCCCCTCCTCCTCCCGCTGCTCTCCCCCTGG AGTCAGACCAGGAGGAAGACGAGGGTACGCAGTGGAGCTGCACTGCCTGCACCTTCCTCAACCACCCCGCCCTCAACCGCTGTGAACAGTGCGAGTTCCCACGGCACTTCTGA
- the LOC139407063 gene encoding TGF-beta-activated kinase 1 and MAP3K7-binding protein 2-like isoform X2 — translation MAQGSHQIDIRVLHDLRQKFPEVPEGVVSQCVLQNDNNLDACCEYLSQVSPGYLYSEGGNLSNNDDPSFIRLRNHMTQLNLGLQSQFQNVHAAPGRDGLRMNGSRTLSHSLSDGPLQTGQTPNSDFFQQEPQSAPVQAPSSLNVFAVMEPTRKPQPPQHLGLYQLGGKGQSMGQHGQQTPRFNPITVTLAPNIQTGRNTPTSLHIHGGPHTQSGLSSPQGNSIYIRPYVTQPGGTTRQSQQQQAGRAQYSPTSQPQQQIYQISHPTSLPGSRTGPSCQQHQHGSSHTSQHQSQGHQTSHVYMPISSPTNPQAPSILQAPSGGQASSSGASSSVMPSGMSSFSQYNIQNISTGPRKNQIEIKLESPQRSNSTTTTLRTSSSPRSNSSTSSSCPSSSSSVGAAPGTTTTPLSIGGPGLSRSQPTVYISASPPTAATTTPSDEAVMVPTGSRSQPKFYITANNDDGGGRNPPTVYISAQPPPHGSQGARNMGGQVSMGPAYIHHHPPKSRASMGGAGTATSPRVVVTQPNTKYTFKITVSPNKPPAVSPGVVSPTFEATNLLSLPSDHHFVEPEPHHLSDPLSAYRERPSEPRRLSMGSDDAAYTQALLVHQKARMDRLWHELELKKRTLEKLKEEVNEMENDLTRRRLERSNSQSQIPSIEEMQQLRCKNRILQIDIDLLTKEIDLQTRGPHFNPSAIHNFYDNIGFLGPVPPKPKEPEGQGTDGRIFNVTSTLTMEPSSAPPPPAALPLESDQEEDEGTQWSCTACTFLNHPALNRCEQCEFPRHF, via the exons ATGGCCCAGGGAAGCCACCAGATTGACATCCGGGTTTTGCACGACCTGCGCCAGAAGTTCCCTGAAGTTCCAGAGGGTGTTGTTTCCCAGTGTGTTCTGCAG AACGACAACAATTTGGACGCCTGTTGTGAGTACCTGTCTCAGGTGAGCCCGGGGTACTTGTACAGCGAAGGAGGAAACCTCAGCAACAACGACGACCCCAGCTTCATCAGGCTCCGCAATCACATGACCCAGCTGAACCTGGGCCTGCAGTCTCAGTTTCAAAATGTGCATGCGGCCCCGGGACGGGACGGCCTGAGGATGAACGGCAGCAGGACTCTGTCCCACAGCCTGAGTGACGGGCCcctccagacaggacagaccCCCAACAGTGACTTCTTCCAGCAGGAGCCCCAGTCAGCCCCTGTGCAGGCACCCTCCAGCCTCAATGTGTTTGCCGTGATGGAGCCCACGCGCAAGCCCCAGCCGCCCCAGCACCTGGGACTCTACCAGCTGGGGGGCAAAGGGCAGTCCATGGGCCAACATGGCCAGCAGACGCCCCGCTTCAACCCCATCACCGTCACCCTGGCCCCCAACATCCAGACGGGACGCAACACCCCCACCTCTTTGCACATACACGGCGGGCCCCATACACAGTCCGGACTGAGCAGTCCACAGGGTAACTCTATCTACATCAGGCCTTATGTGACCCAGCCCGGCGGTACGACCCGGCAAAGCCAGCAGCAGCAGGCTGGCAGGGCCCAGTACAGCCCCACCTCCCAGCCCCAGCAGCAGATCTATCAGATCTCCCATCCCACTTCACTGCCTGGCTCCCGGACAGGCCCTTCCTGCCAGCAGCACCAGCACGGCTCCTCACATACCTCACAGCACCAGTCACAGGGCCACCAGACCTCCCATGTCTACATGCCCATCAGCTCCCCTACCAACCCACAGGCCCCCTCTATCCTCCAGGCCCCCTCTGGAGGTCAGGCCTCCTCCTCTGGTGCCTCGTCCTCGGTCATGCCGTCTGGCATGTCCTCCTTCAGCCAGTACAACATCCAGAACATCTCCACTGGACCGCGCAAGAACCAGATAGAGATCAAACTTGAATCTCCTCAGAGGAGCAACTCCACCACGACCACACTGCGCACCAGCAGCAGCCCCCGCTCCAACtcgtccacctcctcctcctgcccgtcatcctcctcctctgtcgGGGCAGCCCCTGGCACCACCACTACCCCCCTGTCCATCGGAGGCCCGGGCCTAAGCCGCAGCCAGCCCACTGTTTACATCTCTGCCAGCCCGCCCACCGCTGCTACTACCACCCCCTCTGACGAGGCCGTCATGGTCCCAACCGGCTCTCGCTCCCAGCCCAAGTTTTACATTACTGCTAATAACGATGACGGTGGAGGCAGAAATCCTCCAACCGTCTACATCTCTGCTCAACCTCCTCCGCACGGGTCGCAGGGGGCCCGGAATATGGGGGGCCAGGTGAGCATGGGCCCCGCCTACATCCACCACCACCCACCCAAGTCCCGCGCGTCTATGGGAGGGGCAGGCACGGCCACCTCGCCCAGGGTGGTGGTCACCCAGCCCAACACCAAGTACACTTTCAAAATCACAGTGTCCCCCAACAAGCCCCCAGCAGTGTCCCCTGGCGTTGTTTCCCCTACCTTTGAGGCCACCAACCTCCTCAGCCTCCCGTCAGACCACCATTTTGTGGAGCCAGAGCCCCATCATCTCTCAGACCCTCTGTCTGCATACAGGGAGAGGCCCAGCGAGCCACGCAGACTCAGCATGGGTTCAGACGACGCTGCATACACACAAG CCCTGTTGGTTCACCAGAAGGCCCGTATGGACCGGCTGTGGCATGAGCTGGAGTTAAAAAAGAGGACGCTGGAGAAGCTAAAAGAGGAGGTCAACGAGATGGAGAATGACCTGACTAGGAGACGGCTAGAACGATCCAATTCCCAGTCCCAAATCCCCTCG ATTGAGGAAATGCAGCAGTTACGATGCAAAAACAGGATACTACAGATTGACATCGACCTTTTAACCAAAGAAATCGATCTTCAAACAAGAG GACCCCACTTTAATCCCAGTGCAATTCATAACTTCTATGACAACATTGGATTCCTAGGTCCCGTCCCACCCAAACCCAAAG AGCCAGAGGGTCAGGGGACAGACGGAAGAATATTTAATGTCACCTCCACGCTAACCATGGAGCCCTCTTCTGCCCCTCCTCCTCCCGCTGCTCTCCCCCTGG AGTCAGACCAGGAGGAAGACGAGGGTACGCAGTGGAGCTGCACTGCCTGCACCTTCCTCAACCACCCCGCCCTCAACCGCTGTGAACAGTGCGAGTTCCCACGGCACTTCTGA